The Doryrhamphus excisus isolate RoL2022-K1 chromosome 1, RoL_Dexc_1.0, whole genome shotgun sequence genome includes a window with the following:
- the tardbpb gene encoding TAR DNA-binding protein 43 isoform X5, which translates to MVDSSCGEMAEVYVRVAEEENEEPMEIPSEDDGTVLLSTVAAQFPGACGLRFRSPVSQCMRGVRLVEGVLHAPENGWGNIVYVVNYPKDNKRKMDEIDASSAVKMKRGDMKTSDLIVLGLPWKTTEQDLKDYFSTFGEVIMVQVKRDTNTGNSKGFGFVRFTEYESQEKVISQRHMIDGRWCDCKLPNSKQGPDEPLRSRKVFVGRCTEDMTTDELRQFFMQYGEVTDVFIPKPFRAFAFVTFADDQVAQSLCGEDLIIKGVSVHISNAEPKHGNRQFDRTARFGNGFGAQAFGGSRSGLGSSTNSNLANFGSFSLNPAMMAAAQAALQSSWGMMGMLASQQQSSTSGSSSSGGSSNRDQGQSFNAGNSNYGASSAGLGWGTGSNSTSSGSGFSSGFGSSMESKSSGWGM; encoded by the exons ATGG TGGACTCTTCTTGTGGAGAAATGGCCGAAGTGTATGTCCGAGTGGCAGAGGAGGAAAACGAGGAGCCTATGGAGATCCCGTCCGAGGATGACGGCACTGTCTTGCTGTCAACGGTCGCGGCTCAGTTCCCCGGAGCGTGCGGCCTGCGCTTCAGGAGCCCCGTGTCTCAGTGCATGCGGGGAGTGCGGCTCGTGGAGGGGGTCCTGCACGCCCCGGAGAACGGATGGGGGAATATCGTCTATGTCGTCAACTACCCAAAAG ataacaaaagaaaaatggaTGAAATTGACGCCTCCTCGGCGGTGAAAATGAAACGAGGCGACATGAAGACGTCAGATCTGATTGTGCTCGGCCTTCCTTGGAAGACCACAGAGCAGGACCTGAAGGACTACTTCAGTACTTTTGGGGAGGTCATCATGGTGCAG GTCAAACGGGACACCAATACGGGAAACTCCAAAGGGTTCGGCTTTGTGAGGTTCACGGAGTATGAATCCCAGGAAAAAGTCATCTCCCAGCGCCACATGATCGACGGCAGATGGTGCGACTGCAAGCTCCCTAACTCCAAG CAAGGTCCAGACGAGCCGCTGAGGAGCCGCAAAGTCTTTGTGGGACGTTGCACGGAGGACATGACCACCGATGAACTGAGGCAGTTCTTCATGCAGTATGGAGAAGTCACTGATGTCTTCATCCCGAAGCCCTTCCGTGCTTTTGCCTTTGTCACCTTTGCAGACGATCAG GTCGCTCAGTCTCTGTGTGGCGAGGATCTCATCATCAAAGGCGTCAGCGTCCACATCTCAAACGCCGAGCCCAAACACGGCAACAGGCAGTTTGACCGCACGGCACGGTTCGGCAACGGTTTCGGCGCCCAGGCGTTCGGGGGCAGCCGCAGCGGCTTGGGGAGCAGCACCAACAGCAACCTGGCCAATTTCGGCTCGTTCAGCCTGAACCCGGCCATGATGGCGGCGGCGCAGGCGGCCCTGCAGAGCAGCTGGGGGATGATGGGAATGCTGGCCAGCCAGCAGCAGTCGTCCACCTCGGGCAGCTCGTCCAGCGGCGGCAGCTCCAACCGAGACCAGGGCCAGTCTTTCAACGCCGGGAACAGCAACTACGGCGCCAGCTCGGCCGGCCTGGGTTGGGGGACGGGCTCCAACTCCACCAGCAGCGGGAGTGGGTTTAGCTCAGGGTTTGGGTCCAGTATGGAGTCAAAGTCGTCTGGGTGGGGTATGTAA
- the tardbpb gene encoding TAR DNA-binding protein 43 isoform X2 yields the protein MVDSSCGEMAEVYVRVAEEENEEPMEIPSEDDGTVLLSTVAAQFPGACGLRFRSPVSQCMRGVRLVEGVLHAPENGWGNIVYVVNYPKASSLQSSSSLCLTYSDNKRKMDEIDASSAVKMKRGDMKTSDLIVLGLPWKTTEQDLKDYFSTFGEVIMVQVKRDTNTGNSKGFGFVRFTEYESQEKVISQRHMIDGRWCDCKLPNSKVNMQGPDEPLRSRKVFVGRCTEDMTTDELRQFFMQYGEVTDVFIPKPFRAFAFVTFADDQVAQSLCGEDLIIKGVSVHISNAEPKHGNRQFDRTARFGNGFGAQAFGGSRSGLGSSTNSNLANFGSFSLNPAMMAAAQAALQSSWGMMGMLASQQQSSTSGSSSSGGSSNRDQGQSFNAGNSNYGASSAGLGWGTGSNSTSSGSGFSSGFGSSMESKSSGWGM from the exons ATGG TGGACTCTTCTTGTGGAGAAATGGCCGAAGTGTATGTCCGAGTGGCAGAGGAGGAAAACGAGGAGCCTATGGAGATCCCGTCCGAGGATGACGGCACTGTCTTGCTGTCAACGGTCGCGGCTCAGTTCCCCGGAGCGTGCGGCCTGCGCTTCAGGAGCCCCGTGTCTCAGTGCATGCGGGGAGTGCGGCTCGTGGAGGGGGTCCTGCACGCCCCGGAGAACGGATGGGGGAATATCGTCTATGTCGTCAACTACCCAAAAG CTTCCAGCCTCCAATCAAGCTCATCATTGTGTTTGACATACTCAgataacaaaagaaaaatggaTGAAATTGACGCCTCCTCGGCGGTGAAAATGAAACGAGGCGACATGAAGACGTCAGATCTGATTGTGCTCGGCCTTCCTTGGAAGACCACAGAGCAGGACCTGAAGGACTACTTCAGTACTTTTGGGGAGGTCATCATGGTGCAG GTCAAACGGGACACCAATACGGGAAACTCCAAAGGGTTCGGCTTTGTGAGGTTCACGGAGTATGAATCCCAGGAAAAAGTCATCTCCCAGCGCCACATGATCGACGGCAGATGGTGCGACTGCAAGCTCCCTAACTCCAAGGTGAATATG CAAGGTCCAGACGAGCCGCTGAGGAGCCGCAAAGTCTTTGTGGGACGTTGCACGGAGGACATGACCACCGATGAACTGAGGCAGTTCTTCATGCAGTATGGAGAAGTCACTGATGTCTTCATCCCGAAGCCCTTCCGTGCTTTTGCCTTTGTCACCTTTGCAGACGATCAG GTCGCTCAGTCTCTGTGTGGCGAGGATCTCATCATCAAAGGCGTCAGCGTCCACATCTCAAACGCCGAGCCCAAACACGGCAACAGGCAGTTTGACCGCACGGCACGGTTCGGCAACGGTTTCGGCGCCCAGGCGTTCGGGGGCAGCCGCAGCGGCTTGGGGAGCAGCACCAACAGCAACCTGGCCAATTTCGGCTCGTTCAGCCTGAACCCGGCCATGATGGCGGCGGCGCAGGCGGCCCTGCAGAGCAGCTGGGGGATGATGGGAATGCTGGCCAGCCAGCAGCAGTCGTCCACCTCGGGCAGCTCGTCCAGCGGCGGCAGCTCCAACCGAGACCAGGGCCAGTCTTTCAACGCCGGGAACAGCAACTACGGCGCCAGCTCGGCCGGCCTGGGTTGGGGGACGGGCTCCAACTCCACCAGCAGCGGGAGTGGGTTTAGCTCAGGGTTTGGGTCCAGTATGGAGTCAAAGTCGTCTGGGTGGGGTATGTAA
- the tardbpb gene encoding TAR DNA-binding protein 43 isoform X1, whose amino-acid sequence MVDSSCGEMAEVYVRVAEEENEEPMEIPSEDDGTVLLSTVAAQFPGACGLRFRSPVSQCMRGVRLVEGVLHAPENGWGNIVYVVNYPKDNKRKMDEIDASSAVKMKRGDMKTSDLIVLGLPWKTTEQDLKDYFSTFGEVIMVQVKRDTNTGNSKGFGFVRFTEYESQEKVISQRHMIDGRWCDCKLPNSKVNMVMPSQTPHATTIHATRRVPRGLRDPRAILCPQQGPDEPLRSRKVFVGRCTEDMTTDELRQFFMQYGEVTDVFIPKPFRAFAFVTFADDQVAQSLCGEDLIIKGVSVHISNAEPKHGNRQFDRTARFGNGFGAQAFGGSRSGLGSSTNSNLANFGSFSLNPAMMAAAQAALQSSWGMMGMLASQQQSSTSGSSSSGGSSNRDQGQSFNAGNSNYGASSAGLGWGTGSNSTSSGSGFSSGFGSSMESKSSGWGM is encoded by the exons ATGG TGGACTCTTCTTGTGGAGAAATGGCCGAAGTGTATGTCCGAGTGGCAGAGGAGGAAAACGAGGAGCCTATGGAGATCCCGTCCGAGGATGACGGCACTGTCTTGCTGTCAACGGTCGCGGCTCAGTTCCCCGGAGCGTGCGGCCTGCGCTTCAGGAGCCCCGTGTCTCAGTGCATGCGGGGAGTGCGGCTCGTGGAGGGGGTCCTGCACGCCCCGGAGAACGGATGGGGGAATATCGTCTATGTCGTCAACTACCCAAAAG ataacaaaagaaaaatggaTGAAATTGACGCCTCCTCGGCGGTGAAAATGAAACGAGGCGACATGAAGACGTCAGATCTGATTGTGCTCGGCCTTCCTTGGAAGACCACAGAGCAGGACCTGAAGGACTACTTCAGTACTTTTGGGGAGGTCATCATGGTGCAG GTCAAACGGGACACCAATACGGGAAACTCCAAAGGGTTCGGCTTTGTGAGGTTCACGGAGTATGAATCCCAGGAAAAAGTCATCTCCCAGCGCCACATGATCGACGGCAGATGGTGCGACTGCAAGCTCCCTAACTCCAAGGTGAATATGGTAATGCCCTCGCAGACACCACACGCCACCACAATCCACGCCACCCGACGGGTGCCTCGTGGTTTGCGTGACCCGCGTGCCATCCTGTGCCCGCAGCAAGGTCCAGACGAGCCGCTGAGGAGCCGCAAAGTCTTTGTGGGACGTTGCACGGAGGACATGACCACCGATGAACTGAGGCAGTTCTTCATGCAGTATGGAGAAGTCACTGATGTCTTCATCCCGAAGCCCTTCCGTGCTTTTGCCTTTGTCACCTTTGCAGACGATCAG GTCGCTCAGTCTCTGTGTGGCGAGGATCTCATCATCAAAGGCGTCAGCGTCCACATCTCAAACGCCGAGCCCAAACACGGCAACAGGCAGTTTGACCGCACGGCACGGTTCGGCAACGGTTTCGGCGCCCAGGCGTTCGGGGGCAGCCGCAGCGGCTTGGGGAGCAGCACCAACAGCAACCTGGCCAATTTCGGCTCGTTCAGCCTGAACCCGGCCATGATGGCGGCGGCGCAGGCGGCCCTGCAGAGCAGCTGGGGGATGATGGGAATGCTGGCCAGCCAGCAGCAGTCGTCCACCTCGGGCAGCTCGTCCAGCGGCGGCAGCTCCAACCGAGACCAGGGCCAGTCTTTCAACGCCGGGAACAGCAACTACGGCGCCAGCTCGGCCGGCCTGGGTTGGGGGACGGGCTCCAACTCCACCAGCAGCGGGAGTGGGTTTAGCTCAGGGTTTGGGTCCAGTATGGAGTCAAAGTCGTCTGGGTGGGGTATGTAA
- the tardbpb gene encoding TAR DNA-binding protein 43 isoform X4 has protein sequence MVDSSCGEMAEVYVRVAEEENEEPMEIPSEDDGTVLLSTVAAQFPGACGLRFRSPVSQCMRGVRLVEGVLHAPENGWGNIVYVVNYPKDNKRKMDEIDASSAVKMKRGDMKTSDLIVLGLPWKTTEQDLKDYFSTFGEVIMVQVKRDTNTGNSKGFGFVRFTEYESQEKVISQRHMIDGRWCDCKLPNSKVNMQGPDEPLRSRKVFVGRCTEDMTTDELRQFFMQYGEVTDVFIPKPFRAFAFVTFADDQVAQSLCGEDLIIKGVSVHISNAEPKHGNRQFDRTARFGNGFGAQAFGGSRSGLGSSTNSNLANFGSFSLNPAMMAAAQAALQSSWGMMGMLASQQQSSTSGSSSSGGSSNRDQGQSFNAGNSNYGASSAGLGWGTGSNSTSSGSGFSSGFGSSMESKSSGWGM, from the exons ATGG TGGACTCTTCTTGTGGAGAAATGGCCGAAGTGTATGTCCGAGTGGCAGAGGAGGAAAACGAGGAGCCTATGGAGATCCCGTCCGAGGATGACGGCACTGTCTTGCTGTCAACGGTCGCGGCTCAGTTCCCCGGAGCGTGCGGCCTGCGCTTCAGGAGCCCCGTGTCTCAGTGCATGCGGGGAGTGCGGCTCGTGGAGGGGGTCCTGCACGCCCCGGAGAACGGATGGGGGAATATCGTCTATGTCGTCAACTACCCAAAAG ataacaaaagaaaaatggaTGAAATTGACGCCTCCTCGGCGGTGAAAATGAAACGAGGCGACATGAAGACGTCAGATCTGATTGTGCTCGGCCTTCCTTGGAAGACCACAGAGCAGGACCTGAAGGACTACTTCAGTACTTTTGGGGAGGTCATCATGGTGCAG GTCAAACGGGACACCAATACGGGAAACTCCAAAGGGTTCGGCTTTGTGAGGTTCACGGAGTATGAATCCCAGGAAAAAGTCATCTCCCAGCGCCACATGATCGACGGCAGATGGTGCGACTGCAAGCTCCCTAACTCCAAGGTGAATATG CAAGGTCCAGACGAGCCGCTGAGGAGCCGCAAAGTCTTTGTGGGACGTTGCACGGAGGACATGACCACCGATGAACTGAGGCAGTTCTTCATGCAGTATGGAGAAGTCACTGATGTCTTCATCCCGAAGCCCTTCCGTGCTTTTGCCTTTGTCACCTTTGCAGACGATCAG GTCGCTCAGTCTCTGTGTGGCGAGGATCTCATCATCAAAGGCGTCAGCGTCCACATCTCAAACGCCGAGCCCAAACACGGCAACAGGCAGTTTGACCGCACGGCACGGTTCGGCAACGGTTTCGGCGCCCAGGCGTTCGGGGGCAGCCGCAGCGGCTTGGGGAGCAGCACCAACAGCAACCTGGCCAATTTCGGCTCGTTCAGCCTGAACCCGGCCATGATGGCGGCGGCGCAGGCGGCCCTGCAGAGCAGCTGGGGGATGATGGGAATGCTGGCCAGCCAGCAGCAGTCGTCCACCTCGGGCAGCTCGTCCAGCGGCGGCAGCTCCAACCGAGACCAGGGCCAGTCTTTCAACGCCGGGAACAGCAACTACGGCGCCAGCTCGGCCGGCCTGGGTTGGGGGACGGGCTCCAACTCCACCAGCAGCGGGAGTGGGTTTAGCTCAGGGTTTGGGTCCAGTATGGAGTCAAAGTCGTCTGGGTGGGGTATGTAA
- the tardbpb gene encoding TAR DNA-binding protein 43 isoform X3 — MVDSSCGEMAEVYVRVAEEENEEPMEIPSEDDGTVLLSTVAAQFPGACGLRFRSPVSQCMRGVRLVEGVLHAPENGWGNIVYVVNYPKASSLQSSSSLCLTYSDNKRKMDEIDASSAVKMKRGDMKTSDLIVLGLPWKTTEQDLKDYFSTFGEVIMVQVKRDTNTGNSKGFGFVRFTEYESQEKVISQRHMIDGRWCDCKLPNSKQGPDEPLRSRKVFVGRCTEDMTTDELRQFFMQYGEVTDVFIPKPFRAFAFVTFADDQVAQSLCGEDLIIKGVSVHISNAEPKHGNRQFDRTARFGNGFGAQAFGGSRSGLGSSTNSNLANFGSFSLNPAMMAAAQAALQSSWGMMGMLASQQQSSTSGSSSSGGSSNRDQGQSFNAGNSNYGASSAGLGWGTGSNSTSSGSGFSSGFGSSMESKSSGWGM; from the exons ATGG TGGACTCTTCTTGTGGAGAAATGGCCGAAGTGTATGTCCGAGTGGCAGAGGAGGAAAACGAGGAGCCTATGGAGATCCCGTCCGAGGATGACGGCACTGTCTTGCTGTCAACGGTCGCGGCTCAGTTCCCCGGAGCGTGCGGCCTGCGCTTCAGGAGCCCCGTGTCTCAGTGCATGCGGGGAGTGCGGCTCGTGGAGGGGGTCCTGCACGCCCCGGAGAACGGATGGGGGAATATCGTCTATGTCGTCAACTACCCAAAAG CTTCCAGCCTCCAATCAAGCTCATCATTGTGTTTGACATACTCAgataacaaaagaaaaatggaTGAAATTGACGCCTCCTCGGCGGTGAAAATGAAACGAGGCGACATGAAGACGTCAGATCTGATTGTGCTCGGCCTTCCTTGGAAGACCACAGAGCAGGACCTGAAGGACTACTTCAGTACTTTTGGGGAGGTCATCATGGTGCAG GTCAAACGGGACACCAATACGGGAAACTCCAAAGGGTTCGGCTTTGTGAGGTTCACGGAGTATGAATCCCAGGAAAAAGTCATCTCCCAGCGCCACATGATCGACGGCAGATGGTGCGACTGCAAGCTCCCTAACTCCAAG CAAGGTCCAGACGAGCCGCTGAGGAGCCGCAAAGTCTTTGTGGGACGTTGCACGGAGGACATGACCACCGATGAACTGAGGCAGTTCTTCATGCAGTATGGAGAAGTCACTGATGTCTTCATCCCGAAGCCCTTCCGTGCTTTTGCCTTTGTCACCTTTGCAGACGATCAG GTCGCTCAGTCTCTGTGTGGCGAGGATCTCATCATCAAAGGCGTCAGCGTCCACATCTCAAACGCCGAGCCCAAACACGGCAACAGGCAGTTTGACCGCACGGCACGGTTCGGCAACGGTTTCGGCGCCCAGGCGTTCGGGGGCAGCCGCAGCGGCTTGGGGAGCAGCACCAACAGCAACCTGGCCAATTTCGGCTCGTTCAGCCTGAACCCGGCCATGATGGCGGCGGCGCAGGCGGCCCTGCAGAGCAGCTGGGGGATGATGGGAATGCTGGCCAGCCAGCAGCAGTCGTCCACCTCGGGCAGCTCGTCCAGCGGCGGCAGCTCCAACCGAGACCAGGGCCAGTCTTTCAACGCCGGGAACAGCAACTACGGCGCCAGCTCGGCCGGCCTGGGTTGGGGGACGGGCTCCAACTCCACCAGCAGCGGGAGTGGGTTTAGCTCAGGGTTTGGGTCCAGTATGGAGTCAAAGTCGTCTGGGTGGGGTATGTAA